One region of Mycolicibacterium rhodesiae NBB3 genomic DNA includes:
- a CDS encoding NADPH:quinone oxidoreductase family protein — MKALVAQELSGPAGLAYVDVDDVVGNDDVVVVDVGAAGVSFPDLLLLRGEYQLKLEPPFIPGMEAAGVVVSAPYESEFKPGQRVTALTMLGGWAEQVAVPPANLRPTPDDLDDAEAVALLGNYQTMYFALAKRGALRAGETVLVLGSAGGVGTAAIQIAKALGAKVIAMVHRPHGTEFVESLGADVVLPLTNGWLQAVKDHTDGRGVDLVVDPVGGEVFDDAIRALATEGRLLVLGFASGGGIPSVKVNRLLLRNVSVIGVGYGEYVNRTPGAQSLFEYGVAELVRAGLRPPPPLRFPLSKGADALQSLADGGVLGKVVLEP, encoded by the coding sequence GTGAAGGCGCTTGTCGCGCAGGAGCTTTCCGGCCCGGCGGGGTTGGCCTACGTCGACGTCGATGACGTAGTCGGTAACGACGACGTCGTTGTCGTCGACGTCGGCGCCGCGGGGGTCAGCTTCCCCGATCTGTTGCTGTTGCGCGGTGAGTACCAGCTGAAGTTGGAGCCGCCGTTCATCCCTGGCATGGAGGCGGCGGGCGTGGTGGTTTCCGCGCCGTACGAGTCGGAGTTCAAGCCGGGCCAGCGGGTGACCGCGCTGACGATGCTGGGTGGCTGGGCCGAGCAGGTGGCGGTGCCGCCTGCCAACCTGCGACCGACGCCGGACGATCTGGACGACGCCGAAGCCGTTGCGCTGTTGGGCAACTACCAGACGATGTATTTCGCGCTGGCCAAACGCGGGGCCCTGCGCGCAGGTGAAACGGTGCTGGTGCTCGGGTCGGCCGGCGGTGTCGGCACCGCCGCCATCCAAATCGCGAAGGCCCTGGGCGCCAAGGTGATTGCGATGGTGCACCGTCCGCATGGCACCGAGTTCGTCGAATCGTTGGGTGCCGACGTGGTGCTGCCGTTGACGAACGGTTGGTTGCAGGCTGTCAAGGACCACACCGACGGCCGCGGTGTCGACCTGGTGGTCGACCCCGTCGGTGGTGAGGTTTTCGACGACGCCATCCGCGCACTGGCGACCGAGGGCAGGCTCCTGGTGCTCGGATTCGCCTCGGGCGGTGGGATTCCCAGTGTCAAGGTCAACCGGTTGCTGCTGCGCAATGTCTCGGTCATCGGGGTCGGTTACGGCGAGTACGTCAACCGCACTCCCGGTGCGCAGTCGCTCTTCGAATACGGTGTCGCCGAACTGGTCCGTGCCGGTCTGCGACCGCCGCCGCCGCTACGGTTCCCGCTGTCCAAGGGTGCGGATGCGCTGCAGAGCCTGGCCGACGGCGGCGTGCTCGGCAAGGTCGTGCTGGAGCCGTGA
- a CDS encoding SDR family oxidoreductase: MPGVQDRVVVVTGAGGGLGREYALTLAREGASVVVNDLGGARDGTGAGHNMADEVVNEIKAAGGRAVANYDSVAESEGAENIIKTAIDEFGKVDGVVSNAGILRDGTFHKMEFANWDAVLKVHLYGGYNVIRAAWPHFRENSFGRVVVATSTSGLFGNFGQANYGAAKLGLVGLINTLAQEGAKYNIKANAVAPIAATRMTQDILPPEVFEKLTPEYVAPVVAYLCTEELPETASVFIVGGGKVQRAALFQNEGVTFTEVPSVDDVAGKWGEITDLSAAQRATFSLG, from the coding sequence ATGCCAGGAGTGCAGGATCGCGTCGTCGTCGTCACCGGAGCCGGAGGCGGACTCGGCCGAGAGTACGCATTGACGCTCGCCAGGGAGGGCGCCAGCGTTGTCGTCAACGACCTCGGCGGTGCGCGTGACGGCACCGGCGCCGGCCACAACATGGCCGACGAGGTGGTCAACGAGATCAAGGCCGCGGGCGGACGCGCCGTCGCGAACTACGACTCGGTGGCCGAGTCCGAAGGTGCCGAGAACATCATCAAGACCGCGATCGACGAGTTCGGCAAGGTCGACGGTGTGGTGAGCAACGCGGGCATCCTGCGCGACGGCACGTTCCACAAGATGGAGTTCGCCAACTGGGACGCCGTGCTCAAGGTCCACCTCTACGGCGGCTACAACGTGATCCGCGCGGCGTGGCCGCACTTCCGCGAGAACAGCTTCGGCCGCGTGGTGGTGGCGACGTCGACCAGTGGCCTGTTCGGCAACTTCGGCCAGGCCAACTATGGCGCCGCGAAGCTCGGACTGGTAGGTCTGATCAACACGCTGGCGCAGGAGGGCGCGAAGTACAACATCAAGGCGAACGCCGTCGCGCCGATCGCGGCCACCAGGATGACGCAGGACATCCTGCCGCCCGAGGTCTTCGAGAAGCTCACCCCCGAGTACGTCGCCCCCGTGGTCGCATACCTGTGCACCGAGGAGCTCCCCGAGACCGCATCGGTGTTCATCGTCGGCGGCGGCAAGGTGCAGCGCGCCGCGTTGTTCCAGAACGAGGGCGTGACGTTCACCGAGGTGCCGTCGGTCGACGACGTCGCCGGCAAGTGGGGCGAGATCACCGATCTGTCCGCCGCGCAGCGCGCCACGTTCTCGCTCGGCTGA
- a CDS encoding aldehyde dehydrogenase family protein: MTTESVASETAATTTPDIAGTVRKLRETFASGRTRSVEWRKQQLEALERMMTDNEGAIMEALESDLGRSPFEAWLADIASTAGEAKDAAKNVKKWMRRKHRLLEMSQLPGRGWIEYEPYGTILIIGAWNFPFVLTLGPAVGAIAAGNTVLMKPSEVCPASSALMAELVPRYLDNDAIAVIEGDGACSQELIAQGFDHICFTGGTEIGRKVYEGAAPHLTPVTLELGGKSPVIVAADADIDVAAKRIAWTKLINSGQICIAPDYVLADAKIRDQLVDKIKDAITTFESQNPGGKRIVNERHFDRLTTSLAATKGDVVIGGGSDAANISIQPTVVVDPDPAESLMTDEIFGPILPIMTVQSLDDAIGFVNSRPKPLAAYLFTKTKSIRERVIKEVSAGGMVINHLLFQFSTNKLPFGGVGPSGMGAYHGKFGFEQFSHKKTVMTKSTRPDVGAFIYPPYTDKAFKLAKRLF, encoded by the coding sequence ATGACCACAGAATCCGTCGCATCTGAAACCGCCGCGACAACCACCCCCGACATCGCGGGCACGGTCCGCAAACTGCGCGAGACGTTCGCCTCCGGCCGAACCCGTAGCGTCGAATGGCGCAAACAGCAGCTCGAAGCTCTCGAACGGATGATGACCGACAACGAGGGCGCGATCATGGAGGCTCTCGAGTCCGACCTCGGTCGCAGCCCGTTCGAAGCCTGGCTGGCCGACATCGCCAGCACCGCGGGCGAGGCCAAGGACGCCGCGAAGAACGTCAAGAAGTGGATGCGCCGCAAGCATCGGCTGCTGGAGATGTCGCAGCTGCCTGGGCGCGGATGGATCGAGTACGAGCCCTACGGCACGATTCTCATCATCGGCGCATGGAACTTCCCCTTCGTGCTGACTCTCGGCCCCGCCGTCGGCGCGATCGCGGCGGGCAACACCGTGCTGATGAAGCCTTCCGAGGTGTGCCCGGCGTCGTCGGCGCTGATGGCCGAACTCGTGCCGCGGTACCTGGACAACGACGCGATCGCCGTCATCGAGGGCGACGGAGCGTGCAGCCAGGAGCTCATCGCGCAGGGCTTCGACCACATCTGCTTCACCGGCGGCACCGAGATCGGCCGCAAGGTCTACGAGGGTGCGGCACCGCACCTGACGCCCGTGACTCTCGAGCTGGGCGGGAAGAGCCCCGTCATCGTGGCCGCGGATGCGGACATCGACGTGGCCGCCAAGCGCATCGCGTGGACCAAGCTGATCAACTCCGGACAGATCTGCATCGCACCGGATTACGTGCTGGCCGACGCAAAGATCCGCGATCAGCTCGTCGACAAGATCAAGGACGCCATCACGACCTTCGAGTCCCAGAACCCCGGCGGGAAGCGAATCGTGAACGAGCGCCACTTCGACCGGCTCACCACGTCGCTCGCCGCGACCAAGGGTGACGTCGTGATCGGCGGTGGCTCGGACGCGGCCAACATCAGCATCCAGCCCACCGTCGTGGTCGATCCCGATCCGGCGGAATCGCTGATGACCGACGAGATCTTCGGCCCGATCCTCCCGATCATGACCGTTCAATCCCTCGATGACGCAATCGGTTTCGTGAACTCACGGCCCAAGCCGCTGGCCGCCTACCTGTTCACCAAGACCAAGAGCATCCGGGAACGGGTCATCAAGGAGGTCTCGGCGGGCGGCATGGTGATCAACCACCTGCTGTTCCAGTTCTCGACCAACAAGCTGCCATTCGGCGGCGTCGGTCCCTCGGGAATGGGCGCGTATCACGGCAAGTTCGGTTTCGAGCAGTTCAGCCACAAGAAGACCGTGATGACCAAGTCGACCCGACCCGACGTCGGCGCCTTCATCTACCCCCCGTATACAGATAAGGCTTTCAAGCTCGCCAAGCGGCTTTTCTAG
- a CDS encoding class I SAM-dependent methyltransferase, whose protein sequence is MSSLRTHNDTWDIATSVGSTAVMVAAARAGETAKPDPLIRDPYAEALVAGVGPGIWDFVRSEEFAAKVVEADAEVAAIFEHMGNYQAVRTHFFDAFFADAVAAGIRQVVILASGLDSRAYRLDWPAGTGVYEIDQPKVLDYKAARMAEHGTLPSAMRHAVAIDLRLDWPAALREAGFDADAPTAWLAEGLLMYLPAEAQDRLFEQITALSAPSSRVAAETVGVRSDERRAETRAKFERIREQFGIAESPDIAELMYNDPDRADVAQWLNGHGWRSSAVTSADEMRRLDRWVLPPEEFEQDAFSSFVTAEKVG, encoded by the coding sequence ATGAGTTCGTTGCGCACGCACAATGACACCTGGGACATCGCGACCAGCGTCGGTTCCACCGCGGTCATGGTGGCTGCGGCCCGTGCCGGAGAAACCGCCAAACCCGACCCGTTGATCCGTGACCCGTATGCCGAGGCGCTGGTCGCCGGTGTCGGCCCGGGCATATGGGACTTCGTTCGCAGCGAGGAGTTCGCCGCCAAGGTCGTCGAGGCCGATGCCGAGGTGGCCGCGATCTTCGAGCACATGGGCAACTACCAGGCCGTGCGGACCCACTTCTTCGATGCGTTCTTCGCCGATGCCGTTGCGGCCGGCATCCGTCAGGTCGTGATCCTCGCGTCGGGCCTCGACTCACGCGCTTACCGCCTGGACTGGCCGGCCGGGACGGGGGTGTACGAGATCGACCAGCCCAAAGTGCTCGACTACAAGGCCGCGCGGATGGCTGAGCACGGGACGCTGCCGTCGGCGATGCGTCACGCAGTGGCCATCGACCTCCGCCTGGACTGGCCGGCCGCCCTGCGCGAGGCCGGTTTCGATGCCGACGCGCCGACGGCCTGGCTGGCCGAAGGTCTGTTGATGTATCTGCCCGCCGAAGCCCAGGACCGGCTGTTCGAACAGATCACCGCACTGAGCGCACCGAGCAGCCGGGTCGCGGCCGAGACGGTGGGCGTGCGGTCCGACGAGCGGCGTGCGGAAACCCGGGCGAAGTTCGAGCGCATCCGCGAACAGTTCGGGATCGCGGAGAGCCCCGACATCGCCGAGTTGATGTACAACGACCCCGATCGCGCGGACGTCGCGCAATGGCTGAACGGGCACGGCTGGCGGTCGTCGGCGGTCACGTCCGCCGACGAGATGCGCCGGCTCGATCGATGGGTGCTGCCGCCCGAGGAATTCGAGCAAGATGCGTTCTCGTCGTTCGTCACCGCCGAGAAGGTGGGCTGA
- a CDS encoding TetR/AcrR family transcriptional regulator: protein MPQHTASRGPGRPPAAKAAETRERIIRAAREVFSELGYDAATFQAIAIRAGLTRPAINHYFASKRVLWSQVVEQTDALVVSAGRKRAQGETNLLSRLSAFFTAAIQTESEDRSAAAFLVTSVLESQRHPELAGDEHDSLRTSREFIAWAVNDAIENGELTTETNVGELVEMLVAMMWGMGFYAGFVGNHEELAAVVDKFELLMANKLWKLRD, encoded by the coding sequence GTGCCGCAACATACCGCAAGTAGGGGGCCCGGTCGCCCACCGGCAGCGAAGGCCGCCGAAACGCGTGAGCGCATCATACGAGCCGCCCGCGAGGTCTTCAGCGAACTCGGATACGACGCTGCCACATTTCAGGCGATCGCGATCCGCGCGGGTTTGACGCGGCCCGCGATCAACCACTATTTCGCGAGCAAGCGCGTGTTGTGGAGTCAGGTCGTCGAGCAAACCGATGCGCTGGTAGTTAGCGCGGGCCGGAAGCGAGCACAGGGCGAGACGAATCTACTGAGCCGGTTGTCCGCATTCTTCACCGCAGCAATCCAGACCGAATCCGAAGACCGTTCGGCGGCAGCATTTCTCGTCACGTCGGTGCTGGAGTCTCAGCGCCACCCCGAGCTGGCCGGTGACGAGCACGATTCGCTTCGCACCTCGCGTGAGTTCATCGCCTGGGCGGTCAACGATGCGATCGAGAACGGCGAGCTGACCACAGAGACCAACGTCGGCGAGCTCGTAGAGATGCTCGTGGCGATGATGTGGGGGATGGGTTTCTACGCCGGCTTCGTCGGCAACCACGAAGAATTGGCCGCGGTGGTGGACAAGTTCGAACTGCTGATGGCCAACAAGCTGTGGAAACTGCGCGATTAG
- a CDS encoding TetR/AcrR family transcriptional regulator has translation MASVASREAYFETGLDVLSDLGYGGLKLAEVCNRLGVTTGSFYHYFTNWPSYTKELVAYWVQQRTVMVIESVRGETDPRRRIDTLIQVALELPHGAEAAIRVWSSLDPHVHSVQATVDRQRFDIMYSSAYEILQNKRQAQVFAAWSVYVLVGYEQSALPPDAGALKWIAAQISHKLDSDGFASVPDGD, from the coding sequence ATGGCCAGCGTCGCCTCCCGGGAGGCGTACTTCGAAACCGGCCTCGATGTGCTGTCCGACCTGGGCTATGGCGGGCTCAAACTCGCCGAAGTCTGCAACCGGCTCGGAGTCACGACCGGTTCCTTCTACCACTACTTCACCAATTGGCCCTCCTACACCAAGGAGCTGGTCGCGTACTGGGTGCAGCAGCGCACGGTCATGGTGATCGAGTCGGTGCGCGGCGAGACTGACCCGCGCCGTCGCATCGACACCCTGATCCAGGTCGCTCTCGAGCTGCCCCACGGCGCGGAGGCGGCCATCCGGGTGTGGAGCTCGCTAGATCCGCATGTGCACTCCGTGCAGGCCACCGTCGATCGGCAACGGTTCGACATCATGTACTCCTCGGCATACGAGATCCTGCAAAACAAGCGTCAGGCGCAGGTCTTCGCGGCATGGTCGGTGTACGTACTCGTCGGTTACGAGCAGTCCGCTCTGCCCCCCGACGCGGGCGCGTTGAAGTGGATCGCAGCGCAGATAAGCCATAAGCTCGACTCGGACGGGTTCGCCTCGGTGCCAGACGGTGACTGA
- a CDS encoding FUSC family protein, with translation MANPWQRVVDLLRQRDPEFDALRRAARAALVVPISAAVGFIVGSGSQTPLFSIFGSVALLILVDFPGNRPARALAYCGLGINGLALITLGTLVAPHPWVSVAVMFVLGVVVTFSGVLSEIIAAGQRATLLTFVLPACTPVGPIPDRLLGWLIALAVCMPAALFLFPPRHHDELRLRATQVCTGLADALEGTGTARDATRAMNQLWESFLGADFRPVGLTAGSRALVRVVDDLGFLSDRVTDDTGRLLGDLRPPLVRVLRDCAGVLSVAAPAARAARGADLNSALAELRSIAQGRYREDIIEILGEPDDAAAVAVGRKLLARRTFSATVGVTGRIIRNAAAADARPVWARVLGRRLPPTGVADWVMPETTAVAAITKGLLATRAVVLRNSLRTGLGLALAVAVTHVFPLENDFWVVLGAMSVLRSSALSTGTRVVRAVAGTAIGFFLGVVVIELVGVDPIVMWSLLPLVAFGSAFVPEVASFIAGQAAFTMMVLIIFNLIAPTGWSVGLIRIEDVIVGAMVGIVVSVLLWPLGVRKRVSKVIDESFAVGAAFLTAAVLRVTRGASEEATNKVIALSQDALEASRTVDDGVRQYLSESSGSADVRGPVVRRANRAVRLRAAAELIADVVPPPHGVYARTRKVLETHTAAVCRHVTGGSPGQVLQPISDDFVVALRAEAADDELAVAAALPLVTAAAHIGELELLYPTGDSVHADEHAVKRGAA, from the coding sequence ATGGCGAACCCCTGGCAGCGGGTGGTCGACCTGCTTCGGCAGCGCGACCCCGAGTTCGACGCGCTGCGACGCGCCGCGCGGGCCGCGCTCGTGGTCCCGATTTCCGCAGCCGTCGGCTTCATCGTCGGAAGCGGTTCGCAGACACCGTTGTTCAGCATCTTCGGCTCGGTGGCACTGCTGATCCTCGTCGACTTTCCCGGTAACCGCCCGGCGCGCGCACTGGCCTACTGCGGTCTCGGCATAAACGGACTGGCGCTGATCACCCTCGGGACGTTGGTCGCGCCCCATCCGTGGGTGAGCGTCGCGGTGATGTTTGTGCTCGGAGTGGTGGTGACGTTCTCCGGCGTGCTCAGCGAGATCATCGCCGCCGGCCAGCGCGCGACTCTACTCACGTTCGTACTGCCGGCGTGCACGCCGGTCGGGCCCATCCCCGACCGTCTCCTCGGATGGCTGATCGCGCTGGCGGTGTGCATGCCCGCGGCATTGTTCCTCTTTCCGCCGCGCCATCACGACGAGCTACGCCTGCGCGCGACGCAGGTGTGCACAGGGCTGGCCGACGCACTGGAGGGCACCGGGACCGCCAGGGACGCGACCCGCGCCATGAACCAACTGTGGGAGAGCTTCCTCGGCGCGGACTTCCGCCCCGTCGGCCTCACCGCGGGCAGCCGGGCGCTCGTTCGGGTGGTCGACGACCTCGGATTCCTGTCGGACCGGGTCACCGACGACACCGGGCGGCTGCTCGGCGATCTTCGGCCGCCGTTGGTTCGCGTGCTGCGCGACTGCGCCGGGGTGCTCAGCGTTGCAGCACCCGCCGCGCGCGCGGCCCGCGGAGCTGATCTCAACTCCGCACTCGCCGAGCTGCGATCCATCGCGCAGGGCCGCTACCGCGAGGACATCATCGAGATTCTCGGTGAGCCCGATGACGCGGCGGCCGTGGCCGTCGGCCGGAAGTTGTTGGCGCGCCGCACGTTCTCAGCCACCGTCGGCGTGACAGGTCGCATCATCCGCAATGCCGCGGCAGCCGACGCCCGTCCCGTATGGGCGCGGGTGCTCGGCCGCCGCCTGCCGCCCACCGGAGTCGCCGACTGGGTCATGCCGGAGACGACCGCAGTCGCGGCGATCACCAAGGGACTGCTCGCCACGCGGGCGGTGGTGCTGCGCAACAGCCTGCGCACCGGGTTGGGCCTGGCGCTGGCCGTGGCTGTCACGCACGTGTTCCCGCTGGAGAACGACTTCTGGGTCGTGCTGGGTGCGATGTCGGTGCTGCGCAGCAGCGCGCTGTCCACCGGCACCCGCGTGGTGCGTGCGGTGGCAGGCACGGCCATCGGCTTCTTCCTGGGTGTCGTCGTCATCGAGCTTGTCGGCGTCGACCCGATCGTCATGTGGTCCTTACTGCCGCTGGTCGCATTCGGTTCGGCGTTCGTGCCGGAGGTCGCGTCGTTCATCGCCGGCCAGGCGGCGTTCACGATGATGGTGCTGATCATCTTCAACCTGATCGCGCCGACCGGGTGGAGCGTCGGGCTGATCCGCATCGAGGACGTCATCGTCGGCGCGATGGTCGGAATCGTCGTCTCGGTCCTGTTGTGGCCGCTCGGCGTTCGCAAACGGGTCTCAAAGGTCATCGACGAGTCCTTCGCCGTCGGCGCCGCGTTTCTCACCGCCGCCGTCCTTCGCGTCACCCGCGGCGCGTCCGAGGAGGCCACCAACAAGGTAATCGCACTCAGTCAGGACGCCCTCGAAGCGTCGCGGACCGTTGATGACGGTGTACGACAGTATCTTTCGGAGAGCAGCGGTTCGGCCGACGTCAGGGGCCCGGTGGTGCGGCGGGCCAACCGAGCGGTCCGGTTGCGCGCGGCCGCCGAGTTGATCGCCGACGTCGTCCCACCGCCGCACGGCGTGTATGCGCGCACCCGCAAGGTGCTGGAGACCCATACGGCCGCCGTGTGTCGACACGTGACCGGTGGTTCACCTGGCCAGGTGCTGCAACCGATCAGCGACGACTTCGTGGTCGCGCTGCGCGCGGAGGCCGCCGACGACGAACTCGCCGTCGCGGCGGCGCTGCCGCTGGTCACCGCCGCCGCGCACATCGGCGAGCTGGAACTGCTCTACCCCACCGGCGACTCCGTCCATGCGGACGAGCACGCCGTCAAACGCGGTGCGGCATGA
- a CDS encoding pirin family protein, with protein MPAITADTLTLPRIAAATASDTERPVRSITTGPRGYEGEGFPVVRAFAGVSSADLDPFVHLDQMGEVEYEPGEPKGTDWHPHRGFETVTYMLDGRFAHQDSHGGGGLITDGATQWMTAGSGILHIETPPAELVESGGTFHGVQLWVNLPRKDKFATPRYQAIEGNQVKLLSSEDGGALLRIIAGDVAGAQGPGATHTPITLAHATIEPGARLNLPWNREFNALVYVLSGRGAVGPVAHPIRQGQLAVLGPGDRISVSAEPNQDSHRDALEVLLLGGKPIREPVFQYGPFVMNNKSEIVAALEDYNNGKFGAIPPNALMPHRV; from the coding sequence ATGCCTGCTATCACCGCTGACACCCTGACTCTGCCGCGGATCGCGGCGGCAACCGCGTCAGACACCGAACGACCCGTCCGCTCCATCACCACCGGCCCACGCGGATACGAAGGCGAGGGCTTCCCCGTCGTACGCGCGTTCGCCGGCGTCAGCTCCGCTGACCTCGATCCGTTCGTACACCTGGACCAGATGGGTGAGGTCGAATACGAACCCGGCGAGCCAAAGGGCACCGACTGGCATCCGCACCGCGGCTTCGAGACCGTCACCTACATGCTCGACGGTCGGTTCGCGCATCAGGACAGCCACGGGGGCGGCGGGCTCATCACCGACGGCGCCACACAGTGGATGACCGCCGGGTCGGGGATTCTGCACATCGAGACGCCGCCCGCCGAACTGGTGGAAAGCGGTGGCACGTTCCACGGCGTCCAGTTGTGGGTCAACCTGCCGCGCAAGGACAAGTTCGCGACGCCGCGCTACCAAGCCATCGAGGGCAACCAGGTCAAGCTGCTGTCCTCCGAGGACGGGGGCGCGCTGCTGCGGATCATCGCCGGCGATGTCGCCGGTGCGCAGGGCCCAGGCGCCACCCATACGCCGATCACGTTGGCGCACGCCACAATCGAGCCCGGCGCCCGGCTGAACCTGCCGTGGAACCGCGAGTTCAACGCACTCGTCTACGTGCTTTCCGGCCGCGGCGCGGTCGGACCCGTCGCCCATCCGATCCGGCAGGGACAGCTGGCGGTGCTCGGGCCGGGCGATCGGATCAGCGTCAGCGCCGAACCGAACCAAGACTCGCACCGGGATGCGCTCGAAGTGCTGCTGCTCGGCGGCAAGCCGATCCGCGAACCGGTGTTCCAGTACGGCCCCTTCGTGATGAACAACAAGTCCGAAATCGTTGCGGCGCTGGAGGATTACAACAACGGCAAGTTCGGCGCCATCCCGCCGAATGCGCTCATGCCGCACCGCGTTTGA
- a CDS encoding putative PEP-binding protein, whose product MTASSPTTSQPSRSALSGLGPGTVLRGVPVVPGVAYAPVIRPGRLPSLDDEGAVDVAEADRPAETTRFTAATSAVATRLRDRAALATGAASEVLAATATLAQDRAWLGAAEKRITAGEPAVRAVIGAVEQFVDMFTQLGGLMAERVTDLQDIRDRVIAELKGLPEPGVPTPAVPSILCAEDLAPADTAGLDPALVVALATTLGGPTSHTAIIARQLGIPCVVAIEGLDAVAAATMVLVDGTAGTLTVAPDAAAAADAVTQAQRAAERAAAWTGPGATSDGHRVAVLANVQDGAAARAATATAAEGIGLFRTELCFLDRETEPGVGEQAEVYAEVLEAFTGHKVVIRTLDAGSDKPLKFAGHPEEANPALGVRGIRIAGPNPGLLDRQLEAIAAAGDRTGNPPWVMAPMIATVDEAEHFAAQVRSYGLTPGVMIEVPAAALLADRILEHVDFLSIGTNDLAQYTMAADRMSAELAALTDPWQPAVLALVAMAARAGAAAGKPVGVCGEAAADPLLACVLAGLGVTSLSAAAAAVQGVGAKLAQVSLQQCRDAADGALAAGTAADARVAASAVLG is encoded by the coding sequence ATGACCGCTTCCTCCCCGACCACCTCACAACCCTCGCGCAGCGCTTTGTCGGGCCTGGGACCAGGCACTGTGCTGCGCGGTGTGCCGGTGGTGCCCGGCGTGGCCTACGCCCCGGTCATCCGGCCGGGTCGGCTGCCGTCTCTGGACGACGAGGGCGCCGTCGACGTGGCCGAAGCCGACCGGCCCGCGGAAACGACCCGGTTCACCGCCGCCACGTCCGCGGTCGCGACGCGACTTCGGGACCGCGCGGCGTTGGCCACCGGCGCGGCATCGGAGGTGCTGGCCGCGACGGCGACCCTGGCGCAGGACCGGGCGTGGCTCGGCGCCGCCGAGAAGCGGATCACGGCGGGGGAGCCCGCCGTCCGGGCGGTGATCGGCGCGGTCGAGCAGTTCGTCGACATGTTCACTCAGCTCGGCGGCCTCATGGCCGAACGGGTGACCGACCTGCAAGACATCCGTGACCGCGTGATCGCCGAACTCAAAGGCCTACCCGAACCGGGTGTCCCGACGCCGGCGGTGCCGTCGATCCTGTGTGCCGAGGACCTTGCGCCCGCCGATACCGCCGGTCTGGATCCGGCGCTCGTCGTCGCGTTGGCCACGACGCTCGGCGGGCCCACCAGCCACACCGCGATCATCGCGCGTCAACTCGGTATTCCCTGCGTCGTCGCCATCGAGGGTTTGGACGCCGTCGCCGCCGCGACGATGGTGCTTGTCGACGGCACCGCGGGCACCCTCACGGTCGCACCGGATGCCGCGGCCGCGGCCGACGCTGTGACACAAGCGCAGCGCGCCGCAGAGCGGGCCGCCGCGTGGACGGGTCCCGGCGCCACATCCGACGGGCACCGGGTCGCTGTCCTCGCCAATGTCCAGGACGGTGCCGCGGCGCGTGCCGCCACTGCCACGGCGGCCGAGGGCATCGGCCTGTTCCGCACAGAACTGTGCTTCCTCGACCGCGAGACCGAACCTGGTGTCGGCGAGCAGGCCGAGGTGTACGCGGAGGTTCTCGAGGCCTTCACGGGCCACAAGGTGGTCATCAGGACGCTCGACGCGGGGTCCGACAAACCGCTGAAGTTCGCGGGACATCCCGAGGAGGCCAACCCCGCGCTCGGGGTGCGGGGCATTCGCATCGCCGGCCCCAACCCGGGTCTGCTGGACCGGCAGTTGGAGGCCATCGCCGCCGCAGGTGACCGCACCGGGAACCCGCCGTGGGTGATGGCGCCGATGATCGCCACTGTCGACGAAGCCGAACATTTTGCCGCGCAGGTCCGTTCGTACGGCCTGACACCCGGCGTGATGATCGAGGTTCCGGCGGCCGCACTGCTGGCCGACCGAATTCTCGAACATGTGGACTTCCTGTCGATCGGCACCAACGATCTGGCGCAGTACACGATGGCTGCTGACCGCATGTCGGCCGAACTCGCCGCGCTCACCGACCCCTGGCAACCCGCGGTGCTGGCATTGGTTGCCATGGCGGCCCGCGCCGGCGCCGCGGCGGGTAAGCCCGTCGGCGTGTGTGGGGAGGCCGCAGCGGACCCGCTGTTGGCATGCGTACTCGCCGGGCTCGGCGTGACTTCGCTGTCCGCGGCGGCCGCGGCCGTCCAGGGGGTCGGCGCGAAGCTCGCGCAGGTGTCGCTGCAGCAGTGCCGCGACGCGGCCGACGGTGCGCTGGCAGCAGGTACCGCGGCGGACGCGCGGGTGGCAGCCTCTGCCGTCCTCGGCTAG